The following proteins are co-located in the Chiroxiphia lanceolata isolate bChiLan1 chromosome 7, bChiLan1.pri, whole genome shotgun sequence genome:
- the STAT1 gene encoding signal transducer and activator of transcription 1-alpha/beta: MTQWHQLQQLDSKFLEQVHQLYDDSFPMEIRQYLAQWLENQDWEHAANNVSFATVLFHDLLSQLDDQFSRFLIENNFLLQHNIRKSKRNLQDNFQEDPIHMAMIIQHCLKEERKILNSAQLSNEMEVGGIQNTVTGMLDKQKELDTKVKAVKASVLDVEQDIKTLEDMQDEYDFKYKTWQNREHESNGVSQEEYKKEQMNLQKMFLYLDRKRKEVVNKIVQLLHNTEHTQTALIEEELVEWKHRQQTACIGGPPNACLDQLQNWFTTVAESLQQVRQQLKKLEELEQKFTYDSDPITKNEKVLQERTDSLFKQLIQSSFVVERQPCMPTHPQRPLVLKTGVQFTVKLRLLVKLPELNYNLKVKVLFDKDVTEKNSVKGFRKFNILGTNTKVMNMEESTNGSLAAEFRHLQLKEQKNAGTRTNEGPLIVTEELHSLSFETQLCQPGLVVELETTSLPIVVISNVSQLPSGWASILWFNMLSTDPKNLSFFLSPPCAKWSKLSEVLSWQFSSVTKRGLNADQLSMLGEKLLGQTSGGSHDGLIPWTRFCKENINDKNFPFWLWIEGILELIKKHLLCLWNDGCIVGFISKERERALLKDQNPGTFLLRFSESSREGAITFTWVEGSQNEPQFHSVEPYTKKELSAVTFPDIIRNYKVMAAENIPENPLRFLYPDIPKDNAFGKYYSRPKEAPEPMDLDGPKGNGYIKTELISVSEVHPSRLQSPENLLPMSPEEFDEVSRMVGPAEIDTVMCTHMQL, from the exons ATGACTCAGTGGCATCAGCTGCAGCAACTTGATTCCAAGTTTTTGGAGCAAGTTCACCAGCTATACGATGACAGCTTTCCCATGGAGATCAGGCAGTACCTGGCACAGTGGCTGGAGAACCAGGATTG GGAACATGCAGCCAACAACGTCTCTTTTGCTACGGTGTTGTTCCATGACCTGCTGTCACAGCTTGATGACCAATTCAGTAGATTCTTGATAGAAAACAACTTTTTGCTGCAACACAACATAAGGAAAAGCAAACGCAATCTGCAG GATAACTTCCAAGAAGACCCGATACATATGGCAATGATCATCCAGCACTGTctgaaagaagagaggaaaatactCAACAGTGCCCAGCTGTCAAATGAG ATGGAAGTGGGGGGCATACAGAACACTGTGACTGGGATGCTGGACAAACAGAAGGAGCTTGATACCAAAGTTAAGGCTGTAAAAGCCAGTGTTTTA GATGTGGAGCAGGACATCAAGACATTAGAGGATATGCAAGATGAATATGactttaaatataaaacctgGCAGAACAGAG aacatGAGTCCAATGGAGTGTCTCAGGAGGAATATAAGAAAGAACAGATGAATCTCCAGAAGATGTTTTTATATCTAGACCGCAAAAGAAAG GAAGTGGTGAACAAGATAGTACAGCTGCTGCAcaacacagagcacacacagactGCTCTTATTGAGGAGGAGCTGGTGGAGTGGAAGCACAGGCAACAGACAGCATGTATTGGTGGCCCACCCAATGCCTGTCTTGACCAGCTACAGAACTG GTTTACCACTGTTGCTGAAAGTCTACAACAAGTTCGTCAGCAGCTCAAAAAGCTCGAGGAACTGGAACAGAAGTTTACCTATGACTCTGATCCCatcacaaaaaatgaaaaagttctGCAGGAGCGAACAGACAGTCTCTTCAAACAGCTCATCCAAAG CTCCTTTGTGGTAGAGAGGCAGCCTTGCATGCCAACACATCCTCAGAGACCACTAGTCCTGAAGACAGGAGTACAGTTTACTGTAAAGCTGAG ACTGCTGGTGAAATTGCCGGAATTGAACTACAACTTGAAAGTGAAAGTTTTATTTGATAA AGATGTAACTGAGAAGAACTCAGTCAAAGG GTTCAGGAAGTTTAATATTTTGGGAACAAACACAAAAGTAATGAACATGGAAGAATCCACTAATGGAAGTCTAGCTGCAGAATTCAGGCATTTG caactgaaagaacagaaaaatgcaggaaCCAGAACAAATGAG ggtCCTCTCATTGTAACAGAAGAGCTTCACTCTCTGAGTTTTGAGACgcagctgtgccagcctggatTGGTAGTAGAGCTAGAG ACCACATCCCTTCCCATTGTTGTGATCTCAAACGTGAGCCAGCTTCCCAGTGGATGGGCTTCTATCCTGTGGTTCAACATGCTGTCTACTGATCCCAAG AACTTGTCCTTCTTTCTGAGTCCACCTTGTGCAAAGTGGTCTAAACTTTCTGAAGTTCTGAGCTGGCAGTTTTCTTCTGTCACAAAGAGAGGACTTAATGCAGATCAGCTGAGCATGCTGGGAGAGAAGCTACTTG GGCAAACAAGTGGAGGATCTCATGATGGCCTTATTCCTTGGACAAGATTCTGCAAG gaaaatataaatGATAAAAATTTCCCCTTTTGGCTGTGGATTGAGGGAATCCTGGAGCTTATTAAGAAACATCTCCTGTGTCTCTGGAATGATGG CTGCATTGTGGGTTTCATCAGCAAAGAGAGAGAACGTGCTTTACTGAAGGACCAGAATCCAGGAACATTTTTACTAAGATTCAGTGAAAGTAGCAGAGAGGGAGCAATCACATTTACTTGGGTAGAGGGATCTCAAAACG agccccagtTCCATTCGGTAGAACCCTACACCAAGAAGGAGCTCTCTGCTGTGACTTTCCCCGACATCATCCGCAACTACAAAGTGATGGCAGCCGAAAACATTCCTGAAAATCCACTGAGATTTCTGTACCCAGATATACCCAAAGACAATGCCTTTGGCAAATACTACTCCAGGCCTAAGGAGG caCCAGAGCCAATGGATTTGGATGGTCCCAAGGGAAACGGCTACATCAAGACTGAGTTAATCTCTGTGTCTGAAGT CCACCCTTCCAGGCTCCAGTCTCCAGAAAACCTGCTCCCCATGTCTCCTGAGGAGTTTGATGAGGTGTCTCGGATGGTGGGCCCGGCAGAGATTGACACTGTG ATGTGTACACATATGCAGCTCTGA